From the genome of Pseudomonas bubulae:
GATGCACGGTTGAGGAAGCCGAAATTGTTGCGAATATTGTTCGAATACGTAGTCAGCAGTTTAGTGCTGACGATGTCGAACTGGTGTTCGGACGTTGCCAGGTCGGCACGCTCGACCACTATCGCGGTCGCGGCATCGCCAAAGATAAAGTGGCTGTCACGGTCACGGAAATTCAAGTGGCCGGTGCATACTTCAGGGCTGATAAGCAGTACCGCGCGAGCCTGGCCCAACTGGACGCTGTTGCTGGCGGTCTGGATACCGAACGTTGCGGAAGAACAGGCCACGTTCATGTCAAAACCAAAACCCTGAATGCCCAGTGCATGTTGCACTTCGATGGCAATGGCCGGGTACGGGCGTTGCAGGTTGGAGCAGGCCACGATCACGCCGTCGATGTCAGCGGCGGTTTTACCCGCGCGTTCCAGCGCTTGTTTGGCAGCGCCAACGGCCATTTCGCAGAGTACCGACATTTCGTCGTTGGAGCGCTCCGGCAAATGCGGGCGCATGCGCTGCGGGTCAAGGATGCCTTCCTTGTCCATCACAAAGCGGCTTTTTATGCCCGAAGCCTTTTCGATAAAGGCGGCGCTGGACTCGGCCAGAGGCTGGATTTCACCGGCCTCGATAGCCACGGCGTGGTCCGCGTTGAACTGTTGTACATAGGTATTGAAAGACTGCACCAGCTCTTCGTTGGAGATGCTGTTGGCCGGGGTGTACAGGCCGGTGCCGCTGATGACGACGTTATGCACGATCGTTCCTCTATTCTGTTCAAGCAGAAGATATTGAAATCGTTTCAGGTACGGATAGCCGCGAAGTTTGCCATAAATGCCAGCATTTGGCGTTATTTACGGATCTTGCAGTGATCCCCCGTGGGAGCTGGCCTGCTCTCGATTGCAGCAACACGGTGCAAATGCATGACCGCGTCGCCTGCATCGCGAGCAAGCCCGCTCCCACAGGACTGCAGGCTCAAGCCTCCACCAAACTCCACTGCTTACTCAGGCGCTTGTCCGAAATCGGCACCTTGGTCCCCAGTTGCTGGCCGAATAACGACACCCGATATTCTTCCAGCCACCAGCGGTACAACTCAAGTTGCGGATCGCGCTTGCCCTCCTGCGCATGCTTGGTCGCACGCGCCTGGTACTGCGCCCACAAACCACTCAGCTCACCACTCCAGACCCGGTCTTTTTGCACCTGGCCCGGCAGTTTTTCAAGACGCATTTCTATCGCCTTGAGGTAGCGCGGCAACTCTTTAAGCCACAAAGCCGGGGTTTCGCGCACAAAACCCGGGTACACCAGATGGCTCAGCTGCTGCTTTATGTCATTCAACGCCACCGCCTGGGCCAGATCGATCTTGCCCTTGAAGCGTTTTTGCAGACCATGCCACAGTTTGAGGATTTCCAGCGTCAGTCTGGCCAGCTTTTCCGCATGTTCGGTCCAGGCTCCGCGCTTGCGCTCGGCAAGCGATGCCAGCCCCGCGCCATCACGGGGTAGTACCGCCTCGCCTTCCAGGATGCAGCTGTCGAGGCTGGCCAGCAGAATGTCCTCCACCAGGCTCTCGACCCGACCCAATTCGCGGTACAAAAGGCCAAGCTCAGTCAACCCTGGCAGCTTGCCACGCAAAAATTTCGCCGGTTCCGCCAGTTGTTGCATCAGCAAACGCTGCAACGCACGGCGATGCTGGAACTCAGCCTCGGCCGGGGTAGAAAAGCGCCCTTCCTTGACCGTATTGCCCTCTTCCACCAGCGCCGGGTAAACCGTCATCGACAGCCCGGCGATCTTCTGCTGGGTTTTCTCCGCCACCGGGGCAAACACCTTGGCCTCGACCGGCTGCTGATTTTTCGCGGTTTGCGGTACGGCCAGTGCTGCCTGACTGGCCTGGGCAAAGCGGGCCGTCAATTCGGCCAGATCACGACCCTCGCCGAGAAACTTGCCGTCGGCGTCGACCACTTCGATATTCATCTTCAGATGATTTTCAACTTGCTGCGCGGCTTGCGCCCAGGCCTCGTCGCTCACCCGAGCGCCGGTCATGCGCAGCAATTCGCGGCCCAGGGTTTGTGGCAATGATCCCTCAGCAAATTCCATGCGCTGCAACGCGGCCTTGACGAAGTCCGGCACCGGCACGAAGTTTTTGCGCAATGCCTTGGGCAAACTGCGCACCAGGGCGATGCATTTGGCTTCTATCATGCCGGGCACCAGCCACTCCATACGTTCCGGCGGCAAAACCGGGAGCAGCGGCGCTGGCACCTTGACCGTCACGCCATCGCGGGGGTGGTTGGGTTCAAAGTGATAGCTGAGCTCCAGGGTCAAATCCCCCAGATGCAAAGTGTCAGGGTAATGCATGGCCGTGATTTCGGTGGCTTCGCGGGCCAGCACGTCTTCTTCGCGCATGATCAGCAACTGTGGATCTTTCTGGCTGTTGACCCGATACCAGCTGTCAAATGTCGCGGTCTGATGAATCTCGGCCGGCAGGCGAGCGTCGTAAAACGCGTAGAGGGTTTCTTCATCCGCCAGAATGTCACGGCGCCGGGCCTTGGCCTCCAGTTCGTCGAGTTGTTCAAGCAACTGCGCGTTGGCCGTCAGGCATTTGGCCCGCGACTGAATTTCGCCACGCACCAGCCCTTCACGGATAAACAGCTCGCGGGACAGCACCGGGTCAATCGGCCCGTAATGCACGGCACGGCGACCGACCACGATCAGGCCGAACAGGGTGATCTGCTCATAGGCCACCACCTGCCCGCGCTTCTTCTCCCAATGGGGCTCGAAGTAGTTCTTTTTCACCAGATGCCCGGCCAGCGGTTCGATCCAGTCCGGCTCGATCTTGGCCACCATCCGCGCATACAATTTGGTCGTTTCTACCAGCTCGGCAGTCATCAGCCACTGCGGACGCTTTTTACCCAGCCCCGAAGACGGATGGATCCAGAACCGCCGCTGGCGCGCCCCGAGGTAATCTCCGTCCTCGGTTTTTTGCCCGATCTGGCTCAGCAACCCCGACAGCACCGCCTTGTGCAGTTTTGCATAATCGGCCGGTTCCTGATTGACCGTGAGCTGCATATCGCGACAGATCAGGCTCAATTGACGGTGGGAATCACGCCACTCGCGCAACCGCAGGTAGTTGAGGAAGTTCTTGCGACACCAGTTGCGCAGC
Proteins encoded in this window:
- a CDS encoding beta-ketoacyl-ACP synthase III is translated as MHNVVISGTGLYTPANSISNEELVQSFNTYVQQFNADHAVAIEAGEIQPLAESSAAFIEKASGIKSRFVMDKEGILDPQRMRPHLPERSNDEMSVLCEMAVGAAKQALERAGKTAADIDGVIVACSNLQRPYPAIAIEVQHALGIQGFGFDMNVACSSATFGIQTASNSVQLGQARAVLLISPEVCTGHLNFRDRDSHFIFGDAATAIVVERADLATSEHQFDIVSTKLLTTYSNNIRNNFGFLNRASDEPADSPDKLFVQEGRKVFRDVCPMVAELIGQHLQENQLDVAQVKRFWLHQANLSMNHLIVRKLLGREASVEEAPVILDTYANTSSAGSVIAFHKYQDDLPSGSLAVLSSFGAGYSIGSVILRKR
- the hrpA gene encoding ATP-dependent RNA helicase HrpA, yielding MTDESPAIDQLLKNLDQAMIADRHKLRRQLHELRKKPDDAKLAAWAERVQASCAQVAARAASVPQVRYDENLPIAAKRDEIKAALLKHQVLILAGETGSGKTTQLPKICLEIGRGQHGLIGHTQPRRIAARSVASRVAEELGTPLGALVGYQVRFEDQSDSNTLIKLMTDGILLAETQHDRYLERYDTIIVDEAHERSLNIDFLLGYLKILLPRRPDLKVIITSATIDLERFSKHFNDAPIVEVSGRTFPVETWYRPLTSQQDEEGNNVEEDLSVDQAIIATLDEIAAFERSERKSPGDVLVFLPGEREIRDAADMLRKAQLKHTEILPLYARLSPAEQQRIFQSHPGRRVVLATNVAETSLTVPGIRYVIDSGTARISRYSYRAKVQRLPIEAISQASANQRKGRCGRVEPGICVRLYAEEDFNGRPEFTDPEILRTNLAAVILQMLHLRLGEITAFPFIEPPDGKAITDGFNLLQELSAVNRENQLTPLGRQLARLPVDPRMGRMLLEAAKLGSLQEVLIVASAMSVQDPRERPPERQQAADQAHAQWKDVDSDFAGLINVWRGFEEQRQALTASPLRNWCRKNFLNYLRLREWRDSHRQLSLICRDMQLTVNQEPADYAKLHKAVLSGLLSQIGQKTEDGDYLGARQRRFWIHPSSGLGKKRPQWLMTAELVETTKLYARMVAKIEPDWIEPLAGHLVKKNYFEPHWEKKRGQVVAYEQITLFGLIVVGRRAVHYGPIDPVLSRELFIREGLVRGEIQSRAKCLTANAQLLEQLDELEAKARRRDILADEETLYAFYDARLPAEIHQTATFDSWYRVNSQKDPQLLIMREEDVLAREATEITAMHYPDTLHLGDLTLELSYHFEPNHPRDGVTVKVPAPLLPVLPPERMEWLVPGMIEAKCIALVRSLPKALRKNFVPVPDFVKAALQRMEFAEGSLPQTLGRELLRMTGARVSDEAWAQAAQQVENHLKMNIEVVDADGKFLGEGRDLAELTARFAQASQAALAVPQTAKNQQPVEAKVFAPVAEKTQQKIAGLSMTVYPALVEEGNTVKEGRFSTPAEAEFQHRRALQRLLMQQLAEPAKFLRGKLPGLTELGLLYRELGRVESLVEDILLASLDSCILEGEAVLPRDGAGLASLAERKRGAWTEHAEKLARLTLEILKLWHGLQKRFKGKIDLAQAVALNDIKQQLSHLVYPGFVRETPALWLKELPRYLKAIEMRLEKLPGQVQKDRVWSGELSGLWAQYQARATKHAQEGKRDPQLELYRWWLEEYRVSLFGQQLGTKVPISDKRLSKQWSLVEA